From the genome of Watersipora subatra chromosome 9, tzWatSuba1.1, whole genome shotgun sequence:
TTGCAGTTGTAGGCGATGGCTGAGCAAGATAGAAAGCCCGTGTTATCTGATGGGGATAAAAAACCTATCACAGTATTTCATGACCAACTCGGAGCCAACACTACCAGTATGGCCCAGCTTGTTAGCACCCTGCAAGACTATGATCCCATAGTAAGTAATGTTCATGAGTAGATGTGGAACgggacaggttttttaagttcaagattagactcgagacactgtcttgtgaaaattcgagacacgagacagtaaaataatgagcatttggtgatgatttcactacacaagtactagcccACTTGGTATATGAAATTGATAagcctctttttaaattgaattttcacctggtgtaaacgatttaaatacaacattttaatagtgatatgcatgtattttttgtaaacaaaagtgacacaaactgctttaaaatagcgaagttatatatttttaaggATTCTGAGtttgattaataataattattataaacacctttagtttttattcgTGTAGTTGAACTCCTTAAAATGTGAaataagtatgtacatgtatgtacattacactattttatattttgattaaTACCTTTTTTCTCTGGTAAATTGATCTCTGGATGATTTCTTTTGGGATGTTTATGAAGTCCTGATGTGTTTGAATCTTTATAGGATACATATTTTCCACGTTTTTGCAGATAAGCTTGCTAAATTCCCCATCTTCTGTTTTAAAGGCAAAATAAGACCATACCACACTTTTAGACTCTTTGGCTGGTGGTGGAAccaaaatcggcaaaacttctTCTGccgccatgttttaacagccgtgcgcaggcgctttagttctattccctgtctcgagtttggcaatagttaggtcGAGACGAGAACCATCCgggacgagacaggtcgatactcgagatgtCTTGTGTCTCATTCCACTTCTATTCATGAGCTGCATGCCTCTCCAACTTGTCTAGTTCATTAGGCCACatgttatgtatattttatacagTTTAGACAGACGTCTCATTTGACCTGTGGTACTAGTGGAAGCGTGGAATGGCTTATTAGGTAAAATGAAAAGTTGTGTTTTTTGTGCTAAATTGGCAGAACTTTCTGCCTTGTATTTGCTGAAACTTTAGTAAATGCTTTAGTCTTGCTATGAGTTGTAAAACACATCTGAGGTGTCAAATATGAGAGTTATCTTTGGTCTCAAAGTTTCTAAAAATCGATTTTTATTTTGATCCTGGTAATATAaattgtatgattttttaatatttgtttttagtaCTTTTGtttctgaaatattttttatagtctttgAGCGACTACACTTTTATTGTAAGTCAAATAGTTTTTCCAGATTGTGCCATAAACAAATTCGTTTACAACCAGAAACTAAACAGAGAAAAGCAAATATCAAGCATTTCAAATATGCAATATGTTTACATTGTGAGGATTTGGGAATGTGAGCTTGTTGAGCTACTGTGTTTCATTGGACAGTTGCATATTGCGGATTAACGTgggtgctttgttaaaaaaggtaACAAATCATACGCCAGAGTCAGAGTGGCGCACTTCTGTCTCGCATTTTCATGTGCATCACCTGCAAGGGCCGTTTCCATCTTTCATTATCCTGAAACACTTATTTAAAAATTTGCGCGTAACTTTACTTGCGGGTTTGATGTTTCCATCTTGTAGATCACACAGACTTGCGGATTAGtcgtgtcatggaaacagtggTTAAAACATGATTGGGCGAAATCTCATAGACCAACGGACAAATATAACATAGATTATGAGCAAGTCTGATCTTTCAAGTCTAGTTTTGGTCCAGGACAGTGGCTAGTGAAAGGCCAACTTGACAACTTTTTTCTGCTCAAGATATTTCTAATGAAGTCTTGTTTTTAACCAAACACTTTAATCCTCGCAGTATCGCCTCCGTGTTGTCAATAATAACCCTATATGGTTAGTTCTTTAATTCCTAAGAGCCAAGTGGCGTGGGGGAGACAACTGGCTTTGGTCTAGAATCAAACTTTAATCTGTCGAATGACTAAATGGTGTGAAACGGAGTAAATTTTGACATAACAACTTAATTTAGGACCCAATATAAACTGTTGGGGCGTTTGCTAAACATTCGGTAAAAAAAGACCTAGGCTatctatgaaataattttacCGATTAACTTTTCAAATCAGCAATCTTTGAAACTCTCCTAACACTAAATCATTGAGTTTCTGTTAGTTGGAATGTGTCCATCTATATAAATACAGCAAGAATTTGGGCAGGAGAATATGTAGGTGGGTTTACCAGATGCCTTATGCAGTTTTTCATTTCCATGACCCTGCTTCCTGTTGCGGTAGTAACTTGTTATTCAACCGACTCACAACCCACCAATGCACTAGCAAATAATGCATCGCCAAGATGAGTCACTGCTCACTTACTGTGGGTTTTATTTTCAGGCATTTGTGGGAATATTTCCATAACCAACTGTGGTAAATAGTGATTGTAACTACGAGTTGGTCTCTCTTCCAGAGCTGTGCAGCTGATCGGTGATGCGTTAAGGCATGTCATTATCCCATTAAATTAGCAGAACAGAATGCATTACGAATTATATGCTTGACTGAACTTTCGAGTTGCCATCGGCTCTGCGAACCTTTTAAAGATAAAGttctacaaaattttagtggGTTATCTCTATTTTCGaatatttgcgattgttttggatgtttcaggtgatctgactgccaggatgtttcaagattgagatcgacaaaatttgatcacggttaaaacgctccGAAGAAAATAcgtgcgaaatgacatcactagttgcatGGCTGCCTATTTCTCTcgttattgatatcagctattgcgttcaggTTGCAGCGTTGCGTGCCTCTATTCTGTCAGCCTCTGtgccgaagtgcaactatagacgtcatagtAGCACTAATGCTGCAATCTGGGCATTTTAACCGGATCATGTTTTGTCGATTTGAATCTTGTAACATACtcgcagtcagatcacctcaaacatcaaaaacaatcgcaagtgatagaaaaacactgatactttctgatagaatctactaaaaGTTTGTGGTGGCTCATCTTAGAGGCCAACGAGTCTGGTTACCAAAGAATTCATTTTGTTAGAATTGTTAGTTATCTTCAGTCTCTGCGAATAATCAGCTATGAAACCTGATTGTACAAACAGTACTAAAGAAGAAAAATTGTGTATTTTGCAATACTGTGTTCAGTTATTTCCGGTTGGCACTGGTTGTACCAGTAAAGCAATTTAGTTGGTTAGGAGTTGAAACCATATTTTCTCAATCACCAACTGACTTCGACAATCACCACTGTTGACAAGTACCACTCAGAGGTGCCTCAAACGCCAAATCTCTGGCGATCCacaaaatttgtaaaatcttACATGATTCAAGCTgtataaagcctggtttccatatgacagcgcaaggcgcgcaacaaggcgcacgacgtcgtgcgtaggccagttgtgatatggaaacgtcaacgtacgacggtcgcgcgacgtgcgtacgctgatcgcaagtatccaacagaatggatccttgcgatgggtgcgtgcgattatgtatcccacaatacaccgctagaccttttcaacctatcccacaattccagcgaaaggctttgttccgaagaaatcggtctcccgtacgaaagagtaagcccgatttttatatgacagcgtaatttcgcaacggaggtcagtttttccgaagaaatatgtctctcctacgaaaaagtaaggaaaatatccaccctgtccaatgcaagcatggagcttacgcgcgatatggaaacactgcctcgcggcccaagaaatgcattgcgcacgatcactgggccgcgcgcgatcattgcgttgtcatatggaaaccaggctttaatgcCAGTTGTTCACACAGTTGATAATAACATGATTCGCAATGGCCTTTGCAATTGTGCAAATTGAAGAGACAGCATTGCTGTTATTTCTACCGTCTCTTACACACTGCACTCCCATTGAATTAATTAATGCTGTCAACATTCTCGTACTTTCTGACAGTGAAATTCATGGTCCAATGTTCTTCTTGTATTCTAAAAgcgaaatataattttattcagTGATATGAACAGGTTtgtgttattcaacttttagcTCCAACTTTTAGTAGTCATCCGCGCTACAAATAGATCTGAATCTCAAATGCATCATAAGTTCTTCCTCTTCGTGCCGTGCTAGATAGCAAAAATTGCGTCAAGTTGATTAGGTATTCTAAACAGAAAATGTTAAATTCATGGGGAAATGGGGAAAACTATGGGGAAATATTTCTCAAGCCATTTCTTTTCTTTTAGTGAATGTTTTCACTCTAGCTTCCAAAAACTAATTTTGGTTTGAGTTATGGTGTAAATTTTATGAGGAATGCTTCCTGGCAATAATCTTTGTCAGGCAGCATTTATGCCAGGCAGCAGGTTTGTCAGGCACAAACCTACTGATAAGTTTTATTAGTAGGTTTGCGCTGGGCtatttaatattttcatgaaaacgttatttctgtaaaaatatgGTATCTTTTACCATATTTTACCCTCTATATGGTATCTTATACCATCTCTACATCACCATGTAGAGATGATTTCATGGCAGTACATGGAAGTTTGGTAAATGAGCAGTTTTATAGAGAACATCTGCTCACCTTTTTGGTGATGATGGTCTTCATGTATTGTTAGTTGAATTGTGGTAGTCACTAGGAGCAAGCCTCACGTTGGCCAGTATTTCCGCACCGCTTTCACGAAACTAATCGAGTTGTCCTTAAGGCATTCCAATGCACATTCTTGAGTTCTAATCAGATAAATTGTGGTGCACTTACAGGGACAATACAAGTTCTAGGATTACCAATTGAGCCCTGCATTGCTTGAAGTGAGTCTGATTTTCATATCAAATGAACCGTATGTAACGCAAGGAGCTCTGGTAACTGTTCCCTCATTTGAAAGTTCTTTAATATAACCGAATACCATTCTTgttacacaatttttacaagtttggaAGGCGGTTGGGTTGATTGGTGCTAGggttagagtgttggtctaccaagctgaatgtcatgagatgAAGTCCTATTCAAAGCAACCTTTTATGAAGTCTGTATTATTTTGTCAGTTCGCCGAATTCAAGCAAGGATACAAGATTATAGTTGTATAAATGGCTAGCGGCTAGAATTTCCACGGAATGTTTAAGCTGTAATGGGATGGTATGAatgctgtttttgttattttagcaCCATAGAAACCATGTGAAGAACCACTAACGTACAGATTCACTGCTACGATAaagaaaataattgttatttgttAGAAATTAGCTGAAGTGTTCAGTCTATGACTTGTTCATATTTGGCGATTACAGTGCACCCCTGGATTGGGATGTCCCTGTTTTATGGTTTTTGCCTCATGATGTGGAACACAATCCGTTTCCGTTCCCTCATTACAGCATTTATTTTGCCATaccgacatcaacaaaaatgtctctcaaAAGTCAAATTTTGTGGGCGGTGGGCTGAATACGTTGGAATAACGAGGATGCtaatatgctatttgccaaaatccctctcacaacgcctgaaatAGATATGATGCTCGCTTATTTCATATATGCTTGATACTGCGTGAGCGAAACGAAGGTCAGTGAAAAGTAcgcaaaagtgaaaatttattgtgcattttggtgtttaatataatatttactataaactacaatttattatacgtatataactGCATATATGTATAGCTTCAATTTGTTAGCCATGGATTCTAAGATTGATTATGACATTAAAGTAAGAATTGTAACCAAAATCATAAGCAGATCATAACCCCTAAATACATTAAAGTTACTGCAGGTATACTGATTTTGGCGACCGTGAAGTACCATCGCCAAAATGGTTCACACTTGAAAGGAGGTCGTCGATGCTTGGCGAAATAttgagaaagtttgacagctgcaaactttcccaacATGTCTGCGATGCTTCGTCGATGTCATCGGTTCACAGTTCACATAATggacgatgaacgccgaaaggaaaacgctgacTAACGGCGATATGGTGTAAATCGGCCTTTAATGGCAAGCAGGGGTGATGCTGATCTATGGCTATATGTTCACCAGGCTTTTATTGCATCCACTTTGTGTCATAGGTGGGACTCGTAAGTGCTTAGTATAGCCTGCACTTATCCACTGCCTCCAAAGTACCCTAGTGTAACCCAATCCAGATGAAAACAACCCATTTCTACTTCAATTACCCTGCAATTATAATCCGAATGGCATATGCGTTCCCATACATATACCCTGTGTGGTGAGTCCCCAAGGGGGTCTTGAACTTCTACTAATCAGAGAAACTGTTAGCCATCAGCTGTAGTACCTCTCTCTGTATCCTGTTCTACTTCAGCTGCTACCGTATACTGCTACATATATAGTACTACTACTGTGTAATTAAGCCACCCAGCTATAGCGTGTTAGTCATTTGTGTTATCACAGTTATCAAGAGAACCGGCTTCCTTAAGAAATAATATATGTGCAGCACTGAGTTTCACCTCAGGTTAGTTTATCACTAGTTGTTACTAATTGTAGATTCCAGACGTAGTTACGGCTCACTATCTCAACAAGTCAGGGTTTGAAGCTGTGGATCCAAGGCTGTATGTATCTCACCTATTATAGCCACGCAAAGGCTTGGTTTTGTCTCTTTATCTTATCTGCATGGTGAAATGTGCTATCTCTTGATGCATTCTACTCGGGCCTAATTTCTGATATGATACTGAGTGAATTCTCACTTACGATTAGGAACTCCCTTATTTGGTGAACCTAACTACACACCTAACTGCTATCTAGCAGACGCATGGCTTTAGCTGAAATCTAGCTGGTGAAATTGTTGCGCCAATTATTGGGTTCATTAGCCATGGATCCTAAAATCGATAACTACGTTAAAGGAAGAAGTAAAAATCATAGCTGTAATTataagcagatcataaccactaaatacaataaagttactgtaggtaactatagttactaaggttaatatactgttttgttactaatttttaatatattacagtacgtatataaagttttgatgtttttttttaccagaagtgtttgcattagagaattactatgggtttatatacctttctgtatgacattttcgccttacgatgccaacaccggaacaaATTAATGTCATATGGCGGGGGTCTAATGCACGCTGAAAAGTTTGTTTGTAGCGATGATTGTAAGTCGAAGCTTGGCTACTTGTAATCCGCTTATTGGTGCTACTATAGCTTGCTGTCTACTACCATATGTGAGTAAAATAGCGACTTTTACCACATGATGAACATCACTTCGATTATTAAGTTCGATGTATCAATGGCTCATCATTTTTGTCTGATTGTTACATTCAGCATGTTTAAAAAATCTGGTACCGGTAATTGATTTTTTGAGGTTGAggtttatttttatacaaaaacgtAAATGTTGCTTCTAGCATTAAGTAATTGGTAAAGAAATGATTCTTTTAATTAGATGGTGACTTTTGGGAACTTTACTAACAACGTTTTTGTACTCGTCGCTTTTTAAAACACTTGCTATAAATAAGACAAAATTTGTCATGGTCTATATCGATTAAACGCTGATGAAAAGTTTGTACTATGTTCTGTTAATGCGTGTTAAGTTGAGATTCTACCAAGACgatttgttggagttgtgtttccgCTGAGAGAGGTGAAAGGGCCTCTAGTCTGCTttgatttgtttttacaaagacTTTACATCACTCCGTCTATAAAAAAGGCTCAGTTTttagttaataaaatacagtatCAATATCCATTTTATTTTGACCACTTATCTCTACAAGCACAAAAGAGTCATGTTTGTAATTTTGGCTTGGTTGCAaaatatgattggtcaattccATGTTTTACTGCATTGAAATCGGACTAACATAATATGCAGCACTTCACTGATCATGTGTGGGCGACAGGGACAAAGCTATTTTTACAATCTTTTTGTTATATATCTAACAGACTTTGTtagagtggaagcaactcccaTAAAGTATCCTGGTGTAAATGCA
Proteins encoded in this window:
- the LOC137404309 gene encoding transcription initiation factor TFIID subunit 10-like codes for the protein MAEQDRKPVLSDGDKKPITVFHDQLGANTTSMAQLVSTLQDYDPIIPDVVTAHYLNKSGFEAVDPRLVRLVSLSTHKFISDIVNDSLQQFKMRQSAVNKKQRQDKKTTLTVEDLTPALAEYGITLRKPPYFT